A single region of the Salarchaeum japonicum genome encodes:
- a CDS encoding HAD family hydrolase, with the protein MAAVIFDMDGVIVDTERYWKDVIERVIDELVVDGDDLEPTDLIGINVHDQYDRLRDAGYDLTVDSADEYFEFYDDHADAVYTEHADLMPGFHDLLDALDEYGVPLAVCTSSYPRWVEMAFDRFDLNGRFDVVVSAADLDIPGKPDPDIYEVTMSRLGVTAEETVVVEDSENGIRAADRAGAYVVAYEADEAGEMDTSAADEVAASASDLRERLLAALDNIDRGPSR; encoded by the coding sequence ATGGCCGCGGTCATCTTCGACATGGACGGCGTCATCGTGGACACGGAACGCTACTGGAAGGACGTCATCGAGCGAGTCATCGACGAACTCGTCGTGGACGGGGACGACCTCGAACCCACCGACCTCATCGGCATCAACGTCCACGACCAGTACGACCGCCTCCGCGACGCGGGCTACGACCTCACCGTGGACTCCGCGGACGAGTACTTCGAGTTCTACGACGACCACGCGGACGCCGTCTACACCGAACACGCCGACCTGATGCCGGGCTTTCACGACCTCCTCGACGCCCTCGACGAGTACGGCGTGCCGCTCGCCGTCTGCACGTCCTCGTACCCGCGCTGGGTGGAGATGGCGTTCGACCGCTTCGACCTCAACGGCCGCTTCGACGTGGTGGTGTCCGCCGCCGACCTCGACATCCCGGGGAAGCCCGACCCCGACATCTACGAGGTGACGATGTCCCGCCTCGGCGTCACCGCGGAGGAGACCGTGGTGGTGGAGGACTCCGAGAACGGCATCCGGGCGGCCGACCGCGCGGGCGCGTACGTCGTCGCGTACGAGGCCGACGAGGCCGGGGAGATGGACACGTCCGCCGCGGACGAGGTCGCCGCGTCCGCGAGCGACCTCCGCGAACGCCTGCTCGCCGCGCTGGACAACATCGACCGCGGGCCGTCACGTTGA
- a CDS encoding creatininase family protein, which yields MYLADEAWPDLAGELDGTVALVPLGSTEQHGPHLPEGTDHLIAEAFARRAADRTGFLCTPTVNIGVSPHHRQFPGTMWVDAPAFRQYVASFTRNLAYHGVRKVVFVNAHGGNVQHLREVGRRVRDTEDAYAVEWMWDNSIPDLVDDAFEHNGPHGGPKETALIQYLHEELVHDDRLQDAHEGGVESLADLDTVRNGARTFYDAVENSENGVFGDQTDATPEKGEELFDAALDELCQLATWLDDQPFEALLPPERV from the coding sequence ATGTACCTCGCAGACGAAGCCTGGCCCGACCTCGCGGGCGAACTCGACGGCACCGTCGCGCTCGTCCCGCTCGGCTCCACCGAACAACACGGCCCCCACCTCCCCGAAGGCACCGACCACCTCATCGCGGAGGCGTTCGCGCGACGGGCCGCCGACCGAACCGGCTTCCTCTGCACGCCCACCGTCAACATCGGCGTCAGCCCCCACCACCGCCAGTTCCCGGGAACGATGTGGGTGGACGCGCCCGCGTTCCGCCAGTACGTCGCGTCCTTCACGCGAAACCTCGCCTACCACGGCGTCCGGAAAGTCGTGTTCGTGAACGCGCACGGCGGGAACGTCCAACACCTCCGCGAGGTCGGCCGCCGCGTCCGCGACACCGAGGACGCCTACGCCGTCGAGTGGATGTGGGACAACTCCATCCCCGACCTCGTGGACGACGCGTTCGAACACAACGGCCCGCACGGCGGCCCGAAGGAGACCGCGCTCATCCAGTACCTCCACGAGGAACTCGTGCACGACGACCGCCTCCAGGACGCCCACGAGGGCGGCGTCGAATCGCTCGCCGACCTCGACACCGTCCGGAACGGCGCGCGCACGTTCTACGACGCCGTCGAGAACAGCGAGAACGGCGTGTTCGGCGACCAGACCGACGCCACCCCCGAGAAGGGCGAAGAACTGTTCGACGCCGCGCTCGACGAACTCTGCCAGCTCGCCACCTGGCTCGACGACCAGCCGTTCGAGGCGCTCCTCCCGCCGGAGAGAGTCTAA
- a CDS encoding sensor histidine kinase produces MDTSDHSVEDGESAVNAGADTDYDHMIHGEDFFETLVENGSDAIITIDESSTILYANESVERVFGYEPGELIGSDLTKVMPDRLQQAHYNALSDYVESGERTMNWNDIEIPGQHKEGHEVHLSVTFEEHPYENRRVFSGIIRDISERIERERQLERKNEQLEKFASIVSHDLRDPLNAAQARLSLAKAHAEGGEEYIREVEEIHDRMGRLIDDVLTLTKEGRAVGETEHIALEPIARDAWQTAGTETASLEIDDPNHVEADPERMRTVFENLFGNAVRYAGEDAHVRVGQLDEGNGFFVSDDGPGIPAEKREDVFEYGYTDSENGTGFGLNIVKSIADAHGWNVEITESEADGARFEFRSPAIE; encoded by the coding sequence ATGGACACATCAGACCACTCAGTCGAGGACGGTGAGTCCGCGGTGAACGCGGGAGCGGACACCGACTACGACCACATGATTCACGGGGAGGACTTCTTCGAGACGCTCGTCGAGAACGGGTCGGACGCCATCATCACCATCGACGAGTCCTCGACGATTCTGTACGCGAACGAGAGCGTCGAGCGAGTGTTCGGCTACGAGCCAGGCGAACTCATCGGGAGCGACCTGACGAAGGTGATGCCCGACCGCCTCCAGCAAGCCCACTACAACGCGCTCAGCGACTACGTGGAGTCCGGAGAGCGGACGATGAACTGGAACGACATCGAGATTCCCGGCCAGCACAAAGAGGGCCACGAGGTTCACCTCTCGGTGACGTTCGAGGAACACCCCTACGAGAACCGCCGGGTGTTCTCCGGCATCATCCGCGACATCTCCGAGCGCATCGAGCGCGAACGCCAGCTCGAACGGAAGAACGAGCAGCTGGAGAAGTTCGCGAGCATCGTCAGCCACGACCTCCGCGACCCCCTGAACGCCGCGCAGGCGCGGTTGTCGCTCGCGAAAGCGCACGCGGAGGGCGGCGAGGAGTACATCCGGGAGGTCGAGGAGATACACGACCGGATGGGCCGGCTCATCGACGACGTGCTCACGCTCACGAAGGAGGGGCGGGCGGTCGGCGAAACCGAACACATCGCGCTCGAACCGATAGCGCGGGACGCCTGGCAGACCGCGGGAACCGAGACCGCGTCGCTCGAAATCGACGACCCGAACCACGTGGAGGCCGACCCCGAACGCATGCGCACCGTGTTCGAGAACCTGTTCGGGAACGCCGTCCGGTACGCCGGCGAGGACGCGCACGTCCGCGTCGGCCAGCTCGACGAGGGGAACGGCTTTTTCGTCTCGGACGACGGCCCCGGGATTCCGGCGGAGAAACGCGAGGACGTCTTCGAGTACGGGTACACGGACTCCGAGAACGGCACCGGGTTCGGGCTGAACATCGTGAAATCCATCGCTGACGCGCACGGCTGGAACGTGGAGATAACCGAGAGCGAAGCGGACGGCGCTCGCTTCGAATTCCGTTCGCCGGCGATAGAATGA
- a CDS encoding DEAD/DEAH box helicase gives MSDAGVVDAFSRLSRPVRDALSERGFSTPTEPQQRAIPPLVAGHDGLVIAPTGTGKTETAMLPVLSAIAEADHRFGISALYVTPLRALNRDMRERLDWWGEELDIEVDVRHGDTTQYRRTQQADDPPDVLVTTPETLQAMLTGEKLRRALSDVHHVVVDEVHELAGAKRGAQLTIGLERLRELAGDFQRIGLSATVGDPREVANFLTGGRECDIVEVDVTSQVEFTVREPRVRESDERLSNELLTSPEVASHVRAIREIVDDHDSTLVFVNTRQTAEALGSRFKELDANIGVHHGSLSKEARIEVEDQFKAGELDGLLCTSSMELGIDVGRIDHVVQYSSPREVARLLQRVGRAGHRRDEVSHGTIVTGHPDDTLEALAIARRAAEGDVEETPIHHGSLDTVANQIVGLLMDFGELKAYRAYQIVTRAYPFRHLDEETFKAVVEELSRNRVLWLDEESDTIEKSGGTWQYYYANLSMIPDEETYEVYDVASGRQVGTLDERFVVNFAEPGASFIQRGEMWRIAEVDEEEGRVEVSPIEDPSGEVPSWTGSEIPVPYDVAQEVGEIRDVVGPQFESGAGVESVARDLTAPYPTDAYTAERALDPVERTVEADAPVPTDDRVVVESQGRDIVVNAAFGHRANETLGRLLSALLGQRTGSSVGLDVGPYRISLEVPQGIRASDVLDVLEDTDPDHIRPLLELSLKKSDALKFTLSHVAAKFGALKRWKGRDGVGLNRVMAALEDTPVYDEAMREVFHTDLDVERARDVLARIQSGDLDLVVHGRRTAIGVGGRSSGQELLTPENADASVINTVKDRIEDDRVRLFCVHCQDWEHETKVSRVQDQPECPRCGSTMIAALSPWADDAVTAVRAEEKDDEQEKRTERVYRNASLVQGHGTKAVKALVARGVGPQTAARIINNHRENEADFYRDILEREREYARTKAFWD, from the coding sequence ATGAGCGACGCGGGCGTCGTCGATGCGTTCAGCCGGCTCTCGCGGCCGGTGCGGGACGCGCTCTCCGAGCGCGGGTTCAGCACGCCGACGGAGCCACAGCAGCGCGCGATTCCGCCGCTGGTCGCGGGCCACGACGGCCTCGTCATCGCGCCGACGGGGACGGGGAAGACGGAGACGGCGATGCTTCCCGTGCTGTCGGCCATCGCGGAGGCCGACCACCGGTTCGGCATCAGCGCGCTGTACGTCACGCCCCTGCGGGCGTTGAACCGCGACATGCGCGAGCGCCTCGACTGGTGGGGCGAGGAACTGGACATCGAGGTGGACGTTCGCCACGGGGATACGACGCAGTACCGGCGCACCCAGCAGGCGGACGACCCGCCGGACGTGCTGGTGACGACGCCGGAGACCTTGCAGGCGATGTTGACGGGCGAGAAGTTGCGGCGCGCGCTCTCGGACGTGCACCACGTCGTCGTGGACGAGGTGCACGAACTCGCGGGCGCGAAGCGCGGCGCGCAGCTCACCATCGGCCTCGAACGCCTGCGCGAACTCGCGGGCGACTTCCAGCGCATCGGCCTGTCCGCGACGGTGGGCGACCCGCGGGAGGTCGCGAACTTCCTCACGGGCGGCCGGGAGTGCGACATCGTGGAGGTGGACGTGACCTCGCAGGTGGAGTTCACGGTGCGCGAACCGCGGGTGCGGGAGTCGGACGAGCGGCTGTCGAACGAACTCTTGACGAGTCCCGAGGTCGCGAGCCACGTCCGCGCGATACGAGAAATCGTGGACGACCACGACTCGACGCTGGTGTTCGTGAACACGCGACAGACGGCGGAGGCGCTGGGGTCGCGGTTCAAGGAACTCGACGCGAACATCGGCGTCCACCACGGAAGCCTCTCGAAGGAGGCCCGCATCGAGGTCGAAGACCAGTTCAAGGCCGGGGAGTTGGACGGACTGCTGTGTACGAGTTCGATGGAACTCGGCATCGACGTGGGCCGCATCGACCACGTCGTCCAGTATTCGAGTCCGCGGGAGGTCGCGCGCCTCCTCCAGCGCGTCGGGCGCGCCGGCCACCGCCGCGACGAAGTCTCCCACGGCACCATCGTCACCGGCCATCCCGACGACACCCTGGAGGCGCTCGCCATCGCCCGCCGGGCCGCCGAGGGTGACGTGGAGGAGACGCCGATTCACCACGGGAGCCTCGACACCGTCGCGAACCAAATCGTGGGCCTGCTGATGGACTTCGGCGAACTCAAGGCGTATCGCGCGTACCAGATCGTGACCCGAGCGTACCCGTTCCGCCACCTCGACGAGGAGACGTTCAAGGCGGTCGTGGAGGAACTCAGCCGGAACCGCGTGCTGTGGCTGGACGAGGAGTCGGACACCATCGAGAAGTCCGGGGGGACGTGGCAGTACTACTACGCGAACCTCTCGATGATACCCGACGAGGAGACGTACGAGGTGTACGACGTGGCCTCGGGGCGACAGGTCGGGACGCTCGACGAGCGGTTCGTCGTGAACTTCGCGGAACCGGGCGCGTCGTTCATCCAGCGCGGCGAGATGTGGCGCATCGCGGAGGTGGACGAGGAGGAGGGCCGGGTCGAGGTCAGCCCCATCGAAGACCCCTCGGGCGAAGTGCCGTCGTGGACGGGGTCGGAGATTCCGGTGCCGTACGACGTGGCGCAGGAGGTCGGGGAGATTCGGGACGTCGTCGGCCCGCAGTTCGAATCGGGCGCTGGCGTCGAGTCGGTGGCGCGCGACCTCACCGCCCCGTACCCGACGGACGCCTACACGGCCGAGCGGGCGCTCGACCCCGTGGAACGAACGGTCGAGGCGGACGCGCCCGTCCCGACCGACGACCGCGTCGTCGTGGAGTCACAGGGCCGCGACATCGTGGTGAACGCCGCGTTCGGCCACCGCGCGAACGAGACGCTCGGACGACTGCTCTCCGCCCTGCTCGGCCAGCGAACCGGCTCCTCGGTCGGACTCGACGTGGGGCCGTACCGAATCTCCCTGGAGGTTCCGCAGGGAATCCGCGCGAGCGACGTGCTCGACGTGCTGGAGGACACCGACCCCGACCACATCCGTCCGCTGCTCGAACTCTCGCTGAAGAAGTCGGACGCGCTCAAATTCACGCTGAGTCACGTCGCGGCGAAGTTCGGCGCGCTCAAGCGCTGGAAGGGCCGGGACGGCGTCGGCCTGAACCGCGTGATGGCCGCTCTGGAGGACACGCCCGTGTACGACGAGGCGATGCGGGAGGTCTTCCACACCGACCTCGACGTGGAGCGCGCGCGGGACGTGCTCGCCCGGATTCAGTCCGGCGACCTCGACCTCGTCGTGCACGGCCGCCGCACCGCCATCGGCGTCGGCGGCCGGTCGTCCGGCCAGGAGCTCCTCACGCCCGAGAACGCGGACGCGAGCGTCATCAACACGGTCAAAGACCGCATCGAGGACGACCGCGTGCGGCTGTTCTGCGTGCACTGCCAGGACTGGGAGCACGAGACGAAGGTCTCCCGGGTGCAAGACCAGCCGGAGTGTCCGCGCTGCGGGTCGACGATGATAGCCGCGCTGAGCCCGTGGGCGGACGACGCCGTGACGGCGGTGCGGGCCGAGGAGAAGGACGACGAGCAGGAAAAACGAACCGAGCGCGTGTACCGGAACGCGAGCCTCGTGCAGGGCCACGGGACGAAGGCGGTGAAGGCGCTCGTCGCGCGGGGCGTGGGGCCGCAAACGGCCGCGCGCATCATCAACAACCACCGGGAGAACGAGGCCGACTTCTACCGGGACATCCTCGAACGGGAACGCGAGTACGCCCGGACGAAGGCGTTCTGGGACTAG
- a CDS encoding ABC transporter: MGVPPLLAKELRWGWRKKLPLFVLFVLVPGLFVYGTLAFEHVLPTSVPVAVAPAGPGVTHDDLSVVRGAVALFSDPAIYESRTAAMRALAHERVYAVVTAPANLTTGSGRATVELFVSGSVVPYLEPAQVLANVAERGVASLTDRPVSTAYTVVGRERSLSAYLLPTFLFVLVLLVAFAYLPYNLASEEAAIDRLRLESSLHRVVATKLAAFTVLLVAPVAVFDLASRVLGTPVGFLRPSVLAVYVLCFLAAGTLAAAVTVALRFSAWGRLANLAVLLFCLAFSGLAYPRGFFSVARRDFVTSLPTYHAMVAARGFTLRGQELAAYADTVLLLLGTLAACCVLFAGSVRYYERGA; encoded by the coding sequence ATGGGCGTCCCGCCGCTCCTCGCGAAGGAACTCCGCTGGGGCTGGCGGAAGAAACTCCCGTTGTTCGTCCTGTTCGTTCTCGTTCCGGGTCTGTTCGTGTACGGCACGCTCGCGTTCGAGCACGTCCTCCCGACCTCGGTGCCGGTCGCCGTCGCGCCCGCCGGCCCGGGCGTCACCCACGACGACCTCTCCGTCGTCCGGGGTGCGGTGGCGCTGTTCAGCGACCCCGCCATCTACGAGTCGCGGACGGCGGCGATGCGGGCGCTCGCCCACGAGCGCGTGTACGCGGTCGTCACCGCGCCCGCGAACCTCACGACGGGGTCGGGGCGCGCGACGGTCGAACTGTTCGTCTCCGGGAGCGTCGTCCCCTACCTGGAGCCCGCGCAGGTTCTGGCGAACGTCGCGGAACGCGGCGTCGCCTCGCTCACCGACCGCCCCGTTTCGACCGCGTACACGGTCGTCGGCCGCGAGCGCTCGCTCTCCGCGTACCTCCTGCCGACGTTCCTGTTCGTGCTCGTGTTGCTCGTCGCGTTCGCCTACCTCCCGTACAACCTCGCGTCGGAGGAGGCCGCCATCGACCGCCTCCGCCTCGAATCCTCGCTCCACCGCGTGGTCGCGACGAAACTCGCGGCGTTCACCGTCCTGCTCGTCGCGCCCGTCGCGGTGTTCGACCTCGCGAGCCGCGTCCTCGGCACCCCTGTCGGGTTTCTCCGACCGAGCGTCCTCGCCGTGTACGTCCTCTGTTTCCTCGCCGCGGGCACGCTCGCCGCCGCCGTCACCGTCGCCCTGCGGTTCTCCGCGTGGGGACGCCTCGCGAACCTCGCCGTCCTCCTGTTCTGCCTCGCGTTCTCCGGGCTCGCCTACCCCCGCGGGTTCTTCTCCGTCGCGCGCCGCGACTTCGTCACGTCGCTCCCGACCTATCACGCGATGGTCGCCGCGCGCGGGTTCACGCTCCGCGGCCAGGAACTCGCCGCGTACGCGGACACCGTCCTTCTCCTGCTCGGGACGCTCGCCGCCTGTTGCGTCCTGTTCGCGGGGAGCGTGC
- a CDS encoding RPA family protein: MSSNSTPDDRPSREVAWRVFAAEFDDADFSYAESDEERAPNYVVTPTGARVNRLFVVGVLTEVEQVSDDVLRARIVDPTGAFVVYAGQYQPDALASLERLDAPAFVAITGKARTFEPEDADTVYTSVRPESISEVDADTRDRWVVRTAEQTAERVGVFADALGREERGTDLRNALSEAGVRPDLAAGVPLAIDHYGTTETYLDDLCTVARQAAEVVAGDRDEVAATTPAPDAGGAVDTDLSADLDDETETTAETEPAEPATESESAPESEPVSEPTTTESEPESDAASEPVAEQDSESETVSAVEAEPDAADAGDVGTTEELAESTAPEPEAVEPEPEESESLGDFETGTDEMYEFDEEEREEIEEEFDMDFSTGDDIPEAGEAGIEPEAADPDESEDSFESEAADEEESDAFEGDLEDFVVDTMDDLDDGDGVDRDEVIRTVVEATDEDPGDVEDAIQSALMSGRCYESGEDTLKAI; encoded by the coding sequence ATGAGTTCGAACTCGACCCCCGACGACCGACCGAGCCGGGAGGTCGCGTGGCGGGTGTTCGCGGCGGAGTTCGACGACGCGGACTTCAGTTACGCCGAGTCGGACGAGGAGCGCGCGCCGAACTACGTCGTCACGCCGACGGGAGCGCGCGTGAACCGGCTGTTCGTCGTCGGCGTGCTCACCGAAGTGGAGCAGGTGAGCGACGACGTGCTCCGCGCGCGCATCGTCGACCCGACGGGCGCGTTCGTGGTGTACGCCGGGCAGTACCAGCCGGACGCGCTCGCGTCGCTCGAACGCCTCGACGCGCCCGCGTTCGTCGCCATCACCGGAAAAGCGCGGACGTTCGAACCCGAGGACGCCGACACCGTCTACACGTCCGTCCGCCCCGAGTCCATCAGCGAGGTGGACGCGGACACCCGCGACCGCTGGGTCGTCCGCACCGCCGAACAGACCGCCGAACGCGTCGGCGTGTTCGCGGACGCGCTCGGCCGCGAGGAACGCGGCACCGACCTCCGGAACGCCCTGAGCGAGGCGGGCGTCCGCCCCGACCTCGCCGCGGGCGTTCCGCTCGCCATCGACCACTACGGCACCACCGAGACCTACCTCGACGACCTCTGCACGGTTGCCCGACAGGCCGCCGAAGTCGTCGCCGGCGACCGCGACGAAGTCGCCGCCACCACGCCCGCCCCCGACGCGGGCGGCGCGGTCGACACTGACCTCTCCGCCGACCTCGACGACGAGACCGAGACCACGGCCGAAACGGAACCGGCGGAACCAGCGACGGAGAGCGAATCCGCGCCCGAATCCGAACCAGTCTCCGAACCGACGACTACCGAATCCGAACCCGAGTCGGACGCCGCGTCCGAACCGGTCGCGGAGCAGGACTCCGAGTCGGAGACGGTGTCGGCGGTCGAAGCGGAACCCGACGCCGCGGACGCCGGGGACGTCGGGACGACCGAGGAGCTCGCGGAGTCCACCGCGCCGGAACCCGAGGCCGTCGAACCCGAACCCGAGGAGTCCGAGAGCCTCGGCGACTTCGAGACGGGGACGGACGAGATGTACGAGTTCGACGAGGAGGAACGCGAGGAGATAGAGGAGGAGTTCGACATGGACTTCTCCACGGGCGACGACATCCCCGAGGCCGGCGAGGCCGGCATCGAACCCGAGGCCGCCGACCCGGACGAGTCCGAGGATTCCTTCGAATCCGAGGCGGCAGACGAGGAAGAGTCGGACGCGTTCGAGGGCGACCTGGAGGACTTCGTCGTGGACACGATGGACGACCTCGACGACGGCGACGGCGTCGACCGCGACGAGGTGATTCGGACGGTCGTGGAAGCGACCGACGAAGACCCCGGTGACGTGGAGGACGCCATCCAGAGCGCGCTGATGAGCGGGCGGTGCTACGAGTCCGGGGAGGACACGCTCAAGGCCATCTGA
- a CDS encoding response regulator has protein sequence MTDDDGNPVVLAVDDEERVTEAYSLWLPDEYTVLTAVDGREALSMMDSSVDVVLLDREMPNMRGDEALDRIREEGYDCRVAMVTGVEPDVDIIEMGFDTYLTKPVTGEDLREVVEDLLSRATFDSRSQRFFALVAKQSTLETERSHGELEESEEYQELTREVERLREELDETFAAMDEEGVQASYRDI, from the coding sequence ATGACGGACGACGACGGCAACCCGGTGGTGCTCGCGGTGGACGACGAGGAGCGCGTCACCGAGGCGTACTCGCTCTGGCTCCCCGACGAGTACACCGTGCTCACCGCGGTCGACGGCCGTGAGGCGCTGTCGATGATGGATTCGTCCGTGGACGTGGTGTTGCTCGACCGCGAGATGCCGAACATGCGCGGCGACGAGGCGCTCGACCGCATCCGCGAGGAGGGCTACGACTGCCGGGTGGCGATGGTGACGGGCGTCGAACCCGACGTGGACATCATCGAGATGGGGTTTGACACCTACCTCACGAAGCCCGTGACGGGCGAAGACCTCCGGGAGGTCGTGGAGGACTTGCTGTCGCGGGCGACGTTCGACTCGCGCTCCCAGCGCTTTTTCGCGCTCGTGGCGAAGCAGTCCACGCTCGAAACCGAACGCTCCCACGGCGAACTCGAAGAGAGCGAGGAGTACCAGGAGCTCACGCGGGAGGTCGAGCGGCTCCGGGAGGAACTGGACGAGACGTTCGCGGCGATGGACGAGGAGGGCGTGCAGGCGAGCTACCGCGACATCTAG
- a CDS encoding metallophosphoesterase, whose protein sequence is MARVEPVPDAPAAVADVGGESALVVADYHAGIERSLRREGLEVDSQADARRERLLSLVVREGVERVVFLGDLGHQIGTPEGAEREELEALVRECPVPVTLVRGNHDGNLDDVLGVEVTPGEGARFGDVGFVHGHTWPSREVLDADVVCMGHEHPAVRLEDEVGGSRVERAWLRGPLDPGPFREHLGERVEVDAELVVCPAFNDLCGGTWVNVEGQGFLAPFLPEALPSADAYLLDGTRLGDYRYL, encoded by the coding sequence ATGGCGCGCGTCGAACCCGTGCCGGACGCGCCCGCGGCGGTCGCGGACGTCGGCGGGGAGTCGGCGCTCGTGGTCGCGGACTACCACGCGGGCATCGAGCGGTCGCTCCGCCGCGAGGGCCTGGAAGTGGATTCGCAGGCGGACGCGCGCCGGGAGCGACTGCTGTCGCTGGTCGTTCGGGAGGGCGTGGAGCGCGTGGTGTTCCTCGGCGACCTCGGCCACCAGATCGGGACGCCGGAGGGCGCGGAGCGCGAGGAACTCGAAGCGCTCGTCCGGGAGTGTCCGGTGCCGGTGACGCTCGTGCGCGGGAACCACGACGGCAACCTCGACGACGTACTCGGCGTCGAGGTGACGCCCGGCGAGGGTGCGCGGTTCGGCGACGTGGGATTCGTGCACGGGCACACGTGGCCGTCGCGGGAGGTGCTCGACGCGGACGTGGTCTGCATGGGCCACGAACACCCGGCCGTGCGGCTGGAGGACGAGGTCGGGGGGTCGCGGGTGGAGCGCGCGTGGCTCCGCGGCCCGCTCGACCCGGGGCCGTTCCGCGAGCACCTCGGGGAGCGCGTCGAGGTGGACGCGGAGCTCGTGGTGTGCCCGGCGTTCAACGACCTCTGCGGGGGGACGTGGGTGAACGTCGAGGGACAGGGGTTCCTCGCGCCGTTCCTCCCGGAGGCGCTGCCGTCGGCGGACGCCTACCTCCTCGATGGCACGCGGCTGGGTGACTACCGCTACCTGTAG